From Elusimicrobiota bacterium:
ATATTTCTTTTCTACCAGTCGGTTCTGAAACTGTCTTGATAAGAACTCTTTTGCTTTTTCATTTTTTGCAACAACAAGAACACCCGATGTATCTTTGTCAAGTCGGTGGACGAGAAACGGAAAAATTTTGTTATTCCAGTAATACAGAAGCCCGTTGACGAGCGTATCTGTCTGATGGTTTCCTGCGGGATGAACAACAAGATTAGGTTGTTTATTGATAACGATGATATCCGTATCTTCAAAAATTATTTTAAGTGAAATTTTGGCAGGAAGTAATCTTGCCTGTTTATTGGCAAATTCTATTTCTATGATATCGTTAAGGTGAACTTTATGTCCCGACTCAGAATGTTTTCCGTTGATTTGCACAAGCCCGTCTTTGATTAACCGCTGAAAATAGCTACGAGAATAATCAGGAAACTGTTCTCGTAAAAAGTTGTCTAACCGGATTTTGTCTTTAGCCGAGATAATTTTTTCCATATAACTATACTGACTATAAAAACCAGAATTGATAGAATCTGCGTCGGTGTAATTCCGAAAATAAAATTTCCTCTGAAATCACCCCTCAAAAATTCAACAAAAAATCTGCCAGCAGAAAAAAGAATCGCATAAACCAAAAAAATCTGCCCGTCAAATTTTTTTCTATTCCATAAAGTTCGTAAAATCAAGAACAACAAAAAAAGCAAAATTGATGATATTAGTTGTGTTGGTAATAGTTTTTCACCTGCTGGTGCGAGACAGTTTTCAGGAAATATAACACCTAAAAATGAGTCGGTAGGTTTGCCGTAGCAACACCCCGCAAAAAAGCAGCCAAGCCGCCCTATTGCCTGACCGATTGCCAAAGCAGGCGCAAAAATATCAGCAACCTGCCAGAATAGTAGTTTCTTTTTTAGAGAGAAAATAATAACTGATAGTCCACCCGCCAGAAACCCGCCCCAGAATACAAGACCACCTTGCCAGAGTTTGAGAATGTCAAGTAGATTGGTTCTGTAATCATCAAATGAAATCAGAACATAAAACAGCCGAGCACCGACTAGAGAAAAAATGAAAACTAAAAAGGTAAGTGATTCAACTATAGATGATGGGATATTAGATTTTTTAGCATAATACAGCAGTATATTAAACCCAACAAAAAAACCGAGCGCAACAAAAACACCGTAAGTATGTATTTCTAAAAAACCAATCTTAAAGAGTGTGGGATACATTTTTTATTTTTTGTAGCCGTTCTGATTTACCTGAGCGTTTTATTTTGGCAAGTTAACGGGGCATATTTGATAATTGATGTTTAACTTCAGTAATGATTTTTGCAATATAGGTTCCAACAAGTGGTAAATCTACCATTTTATTTAGAACAAAAACTATCAACGCTACAATAACAGCGCCAAAAATCGTCATACCAATCACAAGCCCTACACCTCTTGCGATACCAATAAGAAAATTTACCCATACCAGTTTCCATGGTTTTTTTGCAAAATCAAGAATATCACGGAATTCAGTAGTAACCAAGTTTTTTACTTCTGTGGCTGTCTGCTCAAGTTTTTTTTTTATATTCTTTTCTTTATCTGACATAACAATTTTATTATACAAAACAACTCAGAATTTACAATATTTAGTTCTTTCTTCGCGTAATAGCATACATATTTTTTCTGCTTTTTTCTTTCCGAGGTTATCAACTTTGGTCAATTCTTCTTTAGTCGCAGTAAATACTTTTTCCACACTACCAAAATAGTTGAGTAGATTATTAGCCAATTTCGGTCCTACATTAGGAAGTCCCTGCAGAATATAAAGTTGTCGCTTACGGTATGTCT
This genomic window contains:
- a CDS encoding RluA family pseudouridine synthase yields the protein MEKIISAKDKIRLDNFLREQFPDYSRSYFQRLIKDGLVQINGKHSESGHKVHLNDIIEIEFANKQARLLPAKISLKIIFEDTDIIVINKQPNLVVHPAGNHQTDTLVNGLLYYWNNKIFPFLVHRLDKDTSGVLVVAKNEKAKEFLSRQFQNRLVEKKYLAIVEGIIKEKKGIIEAPLGRSADNRKKFAVGPTAEKTAKTFFKVLERFPKTTYLEIKPYTGRTHQIRVHLAYIGHPVIGDKEYGKSSEIATRQLLHASNLKFTHPASLEKVEFSAPPPLDFKLVLQNQHQENFIATEATEITE
- the lgt gene encoding prolipoprotein diacylglyceryl transferase; its protein translation is MYPTLFKIGFLEIHTYGVFVALGFFVGFNILLYYAKKSNIPSSIVESLTFLVFIFSLVGARLFYVLISFDDYRTNLLDILKLWQGGLVFWGGFLAGGLSVIIFSLKKKLLFWQVADIFAPALAIGQAIGRLGCFFAGCCYGKPTDSFLGVIFPENCLAPAGEKLLPTQLISSILLFLLFLILRTLWNRKKFDGQIFLVYAILFSAGRFFVEFLRGDFRGNFIFGITPTQILSILVFIVSIVIWKKLSRLKTKSG
- a CDS encoding DUF5665 domain-containing protein encodes the protein MYNKIVMSDKEKNIKKKLEQTATEVKNLVTTEFRDILDFAKKPWKLVWVNFLIGIARGVGLVIGMTIFGAVIVALIVFVLNKMVDLPLVGTYIAKIITEVKHQLSNMPR